A genomic region of Gemmata massiliana contains the following coding sequences:
- a CDS encoding D-alanine--D-alanine ligase family protein, whose amino-acid sequence MRIGIACTLKPDGPLPTGAPDDLHEEFDSPVTVKAIGDVFRALGHTVVELGDGRPFLEAVLKNPPDLVFNFAEGSGVSRSRESRVPAVCEMLGIPYTGSDPLALAVALDKDMTRRVAESLGVTVPKGITLAPIPGEYDGDFAEFPPILEEAGLSLPVIAKPTCEGSSKGIRNRCLIKTAAEFGPTVVSLWKDYQQPVLVEEFIAGDEVTIGLVGSDPPQSIGIMHVIPKTANADFVYSLEVKRNWHDAVDYVAPARLPPDVTRTIEADAMAVYAGLGCRDIARLDFRVRAGVPYFLEVNPLPGLNPESSDLCYLAYRMGLTYPELIGMILDAAVTRYGLR is encoded by the coding sequence ATGCGAATCGGAATCGCGTGTACCCTGAAACCGGACGGTCCGCTCCCGACCGGGGCGCCGGATGATCTCCACGAAGAGTTCGATTCTCCCGTTACCGTGAAGGCCATCGGTGATGTGTTCCGCGCGCTCGGCCATACGGTTGTGGAACTCGGCGACGGGCGCCCCTTTCTCGAAGCCGTTCTCAAGAACCCGCCCGATCTGGTGTTCAACTTCGCGGAAGGCTCGGGTGTGAGTCGCTCGCGCGAGTCTCGTGTCCCCGCTGTGTGCGAGATGCTCGGCATCCCGTACACCGGCTCTGATCCGCTCGCACTGGCGGTCGCGCTCGATAAGGACATGACGCGCCGCGTCGCGGAATCGCTGGGCGTAACGGTGCCGAAGGGGATCACACTCGCACCGATTCCAGGTGAGTACGACGGCGATTTTGCGGAGTTCCCGCCGATCCTCGAAGAGGCCGGGCTGTCACTTCCAGTGATTGCGAAGCCGACCTGCGAGGGGTCGAGTAAGGGCATTCGCAACCGGTGCCTCATCAAGACGGCCGCGGAGTTCGGCCCGACCGTGGTGAGTTTGTGGAAGGACTACCAGCAGCCGGTGCTGGTCGAAGAGTTCATTGCCGGTGACGAGGTGACGATCGGCCTCGTCGGGAGCGATCCGCCGCAATCGATCGGCATCATGCACGTGATCCCGAAGACGGCGAACGCGGACTTCGTGTACAGTTTGGAAGTGAAGCGGAACTGGCACGACGCGGTCGACTACGTGGCACCCGCGAGGCTCCCGCCCGATGTGACCCGCACCATTGAAGCGGACGCGATGGCCGTTTATGCCGGCTTGGGGTGCCGCGACATCGCCCGACTGGACTTCCGCGTGCGCGCCGGCGTGCCGTACTTCTTGGAAGTGAACCCGCTCCCGGGGCTGAATCCCGAATCCAGCGACCTGTGCTACCTCGCGTACCGCATGGGGCTGACGTACCCAGAACTCATCGGCATGATTCTGGACGCCGCGGTGACGCGGTACGGGCTACGGTAG
- a CDS encoding histone deacetylase family protein: MKLVYTRHYNIGFLGLERMHPFDSRKYGRAWKSIGRTVRRLRNRAWVGVPRPVSVADLTAVHDPAYLKRLSDPPELSWALELLFLRKLPAWVVWRVILRPMRWAVAGSLVAAREALTAGVAVNLSGGYHHAKPDRGEGFCVFNDIAYLVNRLRAEGRLAATDRIAYVDLDAHQGNGVSHHFLADRQLFMFDAYNPNIYPAHDREARARIDCPVPLPTRCVGTEYLQILERTLPGFLDSISRTERVGLAVYNAGTDVFTHDSLGGLHLSAEDVLARDLFVVEQLRARGIPVVMLLSGGYSRDSYQLVANTVIELLRRYSP; the protein is encoded by the coding sequence ATGAAATTGGTCTACACCCGCCATTACAACATCGGGTTTCTTGGGTTGGAGCGCATGCACCCGTTCGATTCGCGGAAGTACGGGCGCGCGTGGAAGTCCATCGGGCGTACCGTCCGGCGCTTACGGAACCGCGCGTGGGTGGGAGTTCCGCGCCCGGTGTCCGTCGCCGATCTCACGGCCGTTCACGATCCGGCGTATTTGAAGCGCCTGAGCGATCCGCCGGAACTGTCGTGGGCGCTGGAACTGCTCTTCCTCCGAAAGTTGCCCGCATGGGTGGTGTGGCGAGTGATTTTGCGCCCCATGCGGTGGGCCGTCGCGGGTTCGCTCGTGGCTGCGCGTGAGGCACTCACGGCCGGAGTCGCGGTCAATCTTTCTGGTGGTTATCACCACGCCAAACCGGACCGCGGTGAAGGGTTCTGCGTGTTCAACGACATCGCGTACCTGGTCAACAGGCTGCGAGCCGAGGGGCGCCTGGCTGCAACCGACCGCATCGCGTATGTGGACCTCGACGCCCATCAGGGTAACGGCGTCAGCCACCACTTCCTTGCCGACCGCCAATTGTTCATGTTCGATGCGTACAACCCCAACATCTATCCCGCCCACGACCGAGAGGCTCGCGCCCGGATCGATTGCCCGGTCCCCCTCCCCACTCGGTGTGTGGGGACAGAATACCTGCAAATTCTGGAACGCACGCTTCCCGGGTTCCTCGACTCGATCAGCCGTACCGAGCGCGTCGGGCTGGCGGTCTACAACGCGGGTACCGATGTGTTCACGCACGACTCCCTCGGCGGGTTGCACCTGTCCGCTGAGGACGTACTCGCGCGTGACCTGTTCGTGGTCGAACAGCTCCGGGCACGTGGCATTCCGGTCGTCATGCTGTTGAGTGGCGGGTACAGCCGCGATAGTTATCAACTCGTGGCGAATACGGTGATTGAACTACTCCGCCGTTACAGCCCCTAG
- a CDS encoding PHP domain-containing protein yields MPVSRPLAAVVLTGSVFAVAVAFQNTDVGTTPALPHPSPLTTAPPKYWRGNLHTHTLWSDGDDFPEMVVDWYKQHGYDFLALTDHNVIAEGAKWVDADTNATRKAAVAKYTRRFGERWLETRTVKDKAQVRLKPLAEFRSLFEEPGKFLLVPAEEITHAYAKRPVHINGINLRDPIKPLDGADAVETVRVNLRQVNEQRTKTSRAMIAFLNHPNFGWGVRAEEMLLADELRYFEVFNGHPGVRNYGDGAHASCERVWDLTLALRLGKHNLSVVYGLATDDSHGYHEYGVGKVNPGRGWVMVKAPFLTAETVVKGLEAGDFYASTGVVLNEITHEGGVLKLAIRTELGVTYKTEFVATMKGTDLTGSPKVFTDKEGKETPVTGDYSPDIGKVVAQSTDPNPAYTLTGKELYVRAKVTSNKPHPNPYAKGDVEVAWTQPVVPSAKP; encoded by the coding sequence ATGCCCGTCTCCCGTCCGCTCGCGGCCGTCGTACTCACCGGTTCCGTGTTCGCGGTCGCTGTCGCGTTCCAGAATACGGACGTCGGCACGACGCCCGCACTGCCTCACCCGTCCCCGCTCACCACCGCGCCGCCGAAATACTGGCGCGGGAACCTGCACACGCACACGCTCTGGAGCGACGGCGATGACTTTCCCGAAATGGTCGTCGATTGGTACAAGCAGCACGGCTACGACTTTCTCGCGCTCACGGATCACAACGTGATTGCGGAGGGTGCGAAGTGGGTGGACGCCGACACGAACGCGACCCGCAAGGCGGCCGTGGCGAAGTACACGCGGCGGTTCGGGGAGCGGTGGCTCGAAACGCGCACGGTGAAGGACAAGGCACAAGTGCGGTTGAAGCCCCTCGCCGAGTTCCGTTCGCTCTTTGAAGAACCGGGCAAGTTCCTGCTCGTGCCCGCGGAGGAGATCACGCACGCATACGCGAAGCGCCCGGTCCACATCAACGGCATCAACCTGCGCGACCCGATCAAGCCCCTGGATGGCGCGGACGCGGTCGAAACGGTTCGCGTGAACCTGCGCCAGGTGAACGAGCAGCGCACGAAAACCAGCCGCGCGATGATCGCGTTCCTGAACCACCCGAACTTTGGATGGGGCGTGCGTGCGGAGGAGATGCTGCTCGCCGACGAACTGCGTTACTTCGAGGTATTCAACGGGCACCCTGGCGTGCGGAACTACGGGGACGGCGCGCACGCGAGCTGTGAGCGCGTGTGGGACCTCACGCTCGCGCTGCGCTTGGGTAAGCACAACCTGTCGGTCGTGTACGGGCTCGCGACCGACGACTCGCACGGGTACCACGAATACGGTGTGGGTAAAGTGAACCCGGGGCGCGGGTGGGTGATGGTGAAGGCCCCGTTCCTCACCGCGGAAACCGTCGTGAAGGGGTTGGAAGCGGGCGACTTCTACGCGAGCACCGGTGTCGTACTGAACGAGATCACCCACGAGGGCGGTGTTCTGAAGCTAGCAATCCGGACCGAACTCGGGGTGACATACAAGACGGAGTTCGTCGCCACAATGAAAGGAACCGATCTGACCGGTTCGCCGAAGGTGTTCACGGACAAAGAGGGCAAAGAAACTCCGGTGACGGGGGACTACTCGCCCGACATCGGCAAGGTGGTGGCGCAATCGACCGATCCGAACCCGGCGTACACGCTAACGGGTAAGGAACTGTACGTGCGCGCGAAGGTGACGAGCAACAAGCCGCACCCGAACCCCTACGCGAAGGGTGATGTCGAAGTCGCCTGGACGCAGCCCGTCGTTCCGAGCGCGAAACCCTAA
- a CDS encoding KamA family radical SAM protein, with protein sequence MFESDARHPLVEHAVTPTVSGFEDEEPPSLPRRHPLWKDVSADQWDDWRWQTHNAIRSVRQLRNLLPFSPAELEVLGRLEGEYKLAIPPYYFSLIDPEDSNDPIRLQSVPSPLEAENPSGYELDDPLEEDKDSPVPGLTHRYPDRALLITTPNCTMYCRYCTRKRATLTRGGWEGVSADDERMIQYVREHREIRDVIVSGGDPLTLPIGKLRFYLENLKAINHVDVIRIGTRVPVTLPQRLYDPELIDLLGSAEKVYIQTHFNHPREVTPEAVRVCRSLLRAGMPINNHSVLLKGVNDDLGTMRSLLRNLLKAKVRPYYLFHCDPVTGAGHFRTSVWKGLEIMEGLRGHMSGIGIPTYVVDSPHGGGKIPMMPNYLVSMSDDAVVLRNYEGLLIRYQAEDKPAVNGQPTNTRGVSGLLQGDKSALIPQDNERMARRKPRVVRNGCGGEGEGDSEGETNTDGGALRPIIPLPMLNNNGNGSAASNG encoded by the coding sequence ATGTTCGAGTCCGACGCCCGACACCCGCTCGTCGAGCACGCGGTCACCCCGACCGTGAGCGGGTTCGAGGACGAAGAGCCTCCGAGTCTCCCGCGGCGCCACCCGCTGTGGAAGGACGTGAGCGCCGACCAGTGGGACGACTGGCGCTGGCAGACTCACAACGCGATCCGCTCGGTGCGCCAGCTGCGGAACCTGCTCCCGTTTTCACCCGCCGAACTCGAAGTGCTCGGGCGCTTGGAGGGCGAGTACAAGCTCGCCATCCCACCGTACTACTTCTCGCTCATCGACCCGGAAGATTCGAACGACCCCATCCGGCTCCAGTCGGTGCCGTCGCCGCTCGAAGCCGAGAACCCGTCCGGGTACGAACTCGACGACCCGCTCGAAGAAGACAAGGACTCCCCGGTCCCCGGCCTCACGCACCGGTACCCGGATCGCGCGCTTCTGATCACCACGCCCAACTGCACCATGTATTGCCGGTACTGCACGCGCAAGCGCGCCACGCTCACGCGCGGCGGCTGGGAGGGCGTGAGTGCCGACGACGAGCGGATGATCCAGTACGTCCGCGAGCACCGCGAGATCCGCGACGTGATCGTGTCCGGCGGCGACCCGCTCACGCTGCCCATTGGCAAGCTCCGGTTCTACCTGGAAAACCTGAAGGCCATCAACCACGTCGATGTGATCCGCATCGGCACCCGGGTGCCCGTCACGCTCCCGCAGCGGCTGTACGACCCGGAACTGATCGACCTGCTCGGTTCGGCGGAAAAGGTCTACATTCAGACGCACTTCAACCACCCGCGCGAGGTCACCCCGGAAGCGGTGCGCGTGTGCCGGTCGTTACTGCGCGCCGGGATGCCGATCAACAACCACTCGGTGCTTTTGAAGGGCGTGAACGACGACCTCGGCACCATGCGGTCGCTCCTGCGGAACCTGCTGAAAGCCAAAGTTCGTCCGTACTATCTCTTCCACTGCGACCCCGTAACCGGGGCCGGTCACTTCCGCACCAGTGTGTGGAAGGGACTGGAGATCATGGAGGGGCTGCGCGGGCACATGTCCGGTATCGGCATCCCGACCTACGTGGTCGACAGCCCGCACGGGGGTGGGAAGATCCCGATGATGCCGAACTACCTCGTCTCAATGTCCGACGACGCGGTCGTTTTGCGGAACTACGAAGGGTTGTTAATCCGCTACCAAGCGGAAGATAAGCCCGCCGTGAACGGCCAGCCGACGAATACCCGTGGGGTGAGCGGGCTGCTTCAGGGCGATAAGTCCGCGCTGATCCCGCAGGACAACGAGCGAATGGCCCGGCGGAAACCGCGCGTTGTTCGCAACGGCTGTGGCGGCGAGGGAGAGGGGGACAGTGAGGGTGAAACCAACACCGACGGTGGCGCCCTGCGACCCATCATCCCGCTCCCGATGTTGAACAACAACGGTAACGGCAGCGCCGCGTCGAACGGGTAA
- a CDS encoding arylamine N-acetyltransferase family protein: protein MNLDAYLSRIGYVGPRTPTLPVLRDIILAHTCTIPFENLDVLLGREIQLELPAIERKLVGDRRGGYCFEQNSLLLGALSAIGFSARPLAARVRIQMQREYTPPRTHLFLRVEVDGDSWLADVGLGGLTPTTPIRIDQIDLEQPTPHEPRRIISEGRNPAPRYFHQAKLGDTWADVYEFTLDEMPDIDREVGNWWTSRHKNSKFRQNLLAARARPDGTRVSILNREFTHRRGAEVLERFEITDPDQLLSVLAERFGLIFPAGTRFGPQGSAWPT, encoded by the coding sequence ATGAACCTCGATGCTTACCTCTCCCGCATCGGTTACGTCGGCCCGCGCACCCCGACGCTTCCTGTACTGCGGGACATCATTCTCGCACACACCTGTACGATCCCGTTCGAGAACCTCGATGTTCTCTTGGGGCGCGAGATCCAGTTAGAACTGCCCGCGATCGAGCGGAAGCTCGTGGGGGATCGCCGCGGCGGTTACTGCTTCGAGCAGAACTCGTTGCTACTCGGCGCGCTGAGTGCCATTGGATTTAGCGCTCGCCCATTGGCTGCGCGGGTACGAATCCAGATGCAGCGTGAATACACTCCGCCGCGAACGCACCTGTTCCTGCGTGTCGAGGTGGACGGCGATTCGTGGTTGGCCGACGTGGGGCTTGGTGGGCTGACGCCGACGACACCGATACGCATCGACCAGATCGACCTCGAGCAACCGACCCCGCACGAACCACGGCGCATCATCAGTGAGGGACGGAACCCGGCACCGCGGTACTTCCACCAGGCGAAACTCGGCGACACGTGGGCGGACGTGTACGAATTCACGCTCGACGAGATGCCCGATATCGACCGCGAGGTGGGCAACTGGTGGACGAGCCGTCACAAGAACTCGAAGTTCCGCCAAAACCTGCTTGCCGCGCGCGCGCGACCGGACGGAACCCGGGTCTCGATCCTGAACCGCGAGTTCACGCACCGTCGCGGCGCTGAGGTGCTCGAACGGTTCGAGATCACCGACCCCGACCAGCTACTGAGTGTGCTCGCAGAACGATTCGGACTGATTTTCCCGGCGGGCACGCGGTTCGGCCCACAGGGTTCTGCGTGGCCGACGTGA
- a CDS encoding addiction module protein, with product MTQTVSAILETLLQLPTEDRGELAARLLESLDAGNDEGAESEWAAEIQTRVEDLRSGKVKTVPWSTAREQILDDTDGGN from the coding sequence ATGACACAAACTGTAAGTGCGATTCTCGAAACACTCCTCCAACTTCCGACGGAGGATCGCGGCGAGTTAGCTGCGCGCCTTCTGGAAAGTCTTGATGCCGGAAATGATGAGGGAGCGGAATCGGAGTGGGCTGCGGAAATACAAACGCGCGTTGAGGACTTGCGAAGTGGGAAAGTAAAAACCGTCCCGTGGAGCACGGCTCGCGAGCAGATCCTGGACGATACCGATGGCGGAAATTGA
- a CDS encoding TIGR03009 domain-containing protein has translation MRPVGIVLAVLLIAACPPRRSRVVYVQSVPIAPVVAAPAAEPVPQAPPPVAVDPVLDPHLRAWEEKVAGLTNLRAEVSLTRTDAVFKKTTMFGGSGSVVLWMKPNYVVFRINNSDDPAKTDYEAFICDGKSLYLYSGLAKTITAIKLPLNAEVNWPWNRLLTPNPALEVLSGMKAKEMKERFDIKLTKSDENYLYWDVKPRSDEDKRAFAHLRLALYGPGPNTAKLSYLPAQAYVLKPNGDTEVWKFTNPQIDLPGVEAKHFQFVDIKGWKVQQIPPTPPKTNADDVLEP, from the coding sequence ATGCGCCCGGTCGGTATCGTTCTGGCCGTTTTGCTGATTGCGGCGTGCCCGCCGCGCCGGTCCCGCGTCGTGTACGTCCAATCGGTCCCGATTGCTCCCGTTGTGGCAGCACCCGCGGCTGAACCCGTTCCCCAAGCTCCACCTCCGGTGGCCGTGGACCCCGTTCTTGATCCCCACCTGCGGGCGTGGGAGGAGAAGGTAGCGGGCCTCACAAACTTGCGCGCGGAAGTGTCTCTGACCCGCACCGACGCGGTGTTCAAGAAGACGACCATGTTCGGTGGGTCGGGTTCGGTGGTGTTGTGGATGAAACCGAACTACGTGGTCTTCCGGATCAATAACAGCGATGATCCGGCGAAGACCGACTACGAGGCGTTTATTTGCGACGGCAAATCCCTGTACTTGTACAGCGGCCTCGCCAAGACCATTACCGCAATCAAGTTGCCACTGAATGCAGAAGTGAACTGGCCGTGGAATCGGTTGCTGACTCCGAACCCGGCCCTCGAAGTCCTTTCCGGTATGAAAGCGAAGGAGATGAAAGAGCGGTTCGACATCAAACTCACCAAGAGCGACGAGAACTACCTTTACTGGGACGTGAAACCGCGCTCGGACGAAGACAAGCGCGCGTTCGCTCACCTGCGCTTGGCCCTATACGGCCCGGGGCCGAACACCGCGAAGCTTTCGTACTTGCCGGCCCAGGCGTATGTGCTCAAGCCGAACGGCGACACGGAAGTGTGGAAGTTCACGAACCCGCAAATCGACCTCCCGGGTGTGGAGGCGAAGCACTTCCAGTTCGTTGATATCAAGGGATGGAAGGTTCAGCAGATTCCGCCCACACCTCCAAAAACAAACGCAGACGATGTGCTTGAACCGTAA
- a CDS encoding type II toxin-antitoxin system RelE/ParE family toxin, producing the protein MAEIEFHPRAIEEARHARRRYALVSQRLTARFMNELDAGVAAIGASPTQFSPHQHGTRYYRLPNFPYLLVYFESAPNTVLLLAVMHTNRRPGYWRRRLP; encoded by the coding sequence ATGGCGGAAATTGAGTTCCACCCGCGCGCAATCGAAGAAGCTCGTCACGCCCGCCGAAGGTATGCGCTAGTCAGTCAGCGATTGACCGCACGGTTCATGAACGAACTCGACGCCGGCGTAGCTGCTATCGGCGCTTCACCAACCCAGTTCTCACCGCACCAACACGGGACACGTTACTACCGCTTACCAAATTTTCCGTACTTGTTGGTGTACTTCGAGAGCGCTCCCAATACTGTTCTCCTGCTCGCCGTAATGCACACCAACCGGCGCCCCGGGTACTGGCGCCGGCGACTACCGTAG
- a CDS encoding serine/threonine-protein kinase: protein MNRAPEALQSASRACPTPAELAAFLSDELPAPTMDEIGAHVSSCKSCDAAVRRMDEVTHSKFRKPARSSQNNVGPSDPTLPDYPHVLASSRSLPPTQVHYVVPKPPERLGQYRIMERLGQGGMGTVYRAEHVRLKKFFAVKILSASQMWDHRAVARFQLEMEVVGRLDHPNIVRATDAGDADGLHFLVMELIEGSNLAKLIGRCGPLSVPVACELVRQAALGLQHAHENGLVHRDVKPSNLMLSTSGQVKVLDLGLALLRSNDPNSNDELTGAGEVMGTAEYMAPEQWTNTHAVDIRADIYSLGCTLYALLAGAPPFSGVERKTFMRLMTAHQIEAAPPITTRRPDLPAPLVEILDRMLAKNPNERPATPGKVASALKGLSDERGLSKLSGLSGSGAESNDLSASETPTSFFPATVKIQPRPKRRRRRWIAALALVFLIAGIGAYTTFTPAPIPNQAKEPPPPDLPHDPKKWRNLLTAQPTERLWRASQIAFFDFNPKKELLSVRSPSKSLLRLGETQAKGYKLQVGLRQVTWEGGVGIYFGGGSPSQEPNEFRCQLIHLVHVGLPGNAAKYSLSRSRGNLVRLADQRPDLQVWGFSGTPVASPGPKEHLLELEVRPECVWSIRWDGAECSEMTNEFALSQQRRMLPDPHLMGEYGIYCNGADVSILTARYIETE, encoded by the coding sequence ATGAACCGAGCACCCGAAGCCCTCCAATCCGCGTCGCGCGCGTGCCCCACCCCGGCCGAACTCGCCGCGTTCCTTTCGGACGAGTTGCCCGCGCCCACAATGGACGAGATCGGGGCACACGTATCGAGCTGCAAGTCCTGCGACGCTGCGGTGCGCCGAATGGATGAGGTGACCCACTCGAAGTTCCGAAAGCCGGCGAGATCGTCTCAGAACAATGTCGGCCCGAGTGACCCTACCCTGCCCGACTACCCTCACGTGCTCGCGTCGAGCCGCTCGCTCCCGCCCACACAGGTCCACTACGTCGTACCCAAGCCCCCGGAGCGCCTGGGACAGTACCGGATCATGGAGCGCCTCGGCCAGGGCGGGATGGGTACCGTGTACCGCGCCGAACACGTGCGCCTCAAGAAATTCTTCGCGGTCAAAATCCTGTCCGCGAGCCAGATGTGGGACCACCGCGCGGTAGCCCGGTTCCAGTTAGAAATGGAAGTGGTCGGGCGCCTGGACCACCCGAACATCGTCCGGGCCACCGACGCGGGCGACGCGGACGGGTTGCACTTCCTCGTAATGGAGCTGATCGAGGGCTCGAACCTCGCCAAGCTCATCGGCCGGTGCGGACCGCTTTCGGTTCCTGTCGCGTGCGAACTCGTGCGCCAGGCCGCGCTCGGACTTCAACATGCGCACGAAAACGGCCTGGTTCACCGGGATGTCAAACCGTCCAACCTGATGCTGTCCACGAGCGGACAGGTCAAAGTGCTGGACCTCGGGTTGGCCCTGCTCCGGTCCAACGATCCGAACTCGAACGACGAGCTGACCGGGGCCGGCGAGGTGATGGGCACGGCCGAGTACATGGCCCCGGAACAGTGGACGAACACGCACGCGGTGGACATCCGCGCCGACATCTACAGCCTCGGCTGCACCCTGTACGCCCTACTCGCGGGCGCCCCGCCGTTCTCCGGGGTCGAGCGCAAGACGTTCATGCGCCTGATGACCGCGCACCAAATCGAGGCCGCACCGCCGATCACGACCCGCCGGCCCGACCTCCCTGCGCCACTGGTCGAGATCCTCGACCGGATGCTGGCGAAGAACCCGAACGAACGACCGGCGACCCCGGGAAAGGTCGCCTCCGCGCTCAAGGGCCTGTCGGACGAACGCGGGCTGTCCAAGTTGTCCGGCCTGTCCGGGTCCGGTGCCGAATCGAACGACCTCTCTGCTTCCGAGACACCGACGTCGTTTTTCCCTGCTACGGTGAAGATCCAACCGCGCCCGAAGCGGCGCCGGCGCCGCTGGATTGCGGCTCTGGCGTTGGTGTTCCTGATCGCTGGAATCGGCGCTTACACCACGTTCACGCCTGCTCCAATACCGAATCAAGCGAAAGAGCCACCGCCACCAGACCTACCGCACGACCCAAAGAAATGGCGAAACCTCCTGACCGCTCAGCCCACGGAACGCCTGTGGCGCGCCAGTCAAATCGCGTTCTTCGACTTCAACCCCAAGAAGGAACTCCTTTCGGTACGGTCACCGAGTAAATCGCTGCTCCGACTCGGGGAAACACAAGCGAAAGGGTACAAGCTCCAGGTCGGGCTCCGACAGGTGACCTGGGAAGGTGGTGTTGGTATTTACTTTGGCGGCGGTAGCCCGTCCCAGGAACCGAACGAGTTCCGGTGCCAGCTCATCCACCTCGTACACGTTGGGCTCCCCGGAAACGCGGCCAAATACTCGCTGTCGCGCTCGCGCGGCAATCTCGTCCGGCTCGCCGATCAAAGACCGGATCTGCAAGTGTGGGGATTTTCCGGAACGCCCGTCGCGTCTCCCGGCCCCAAGGAACACCTCTTGGAACTCGAAGTGCGTCCGGAGTGTGTCTGGAGCATCCGGTGGGACGGGGCCGAGTGCTCGGAGATGACCAACGAATTCGCACTTAGTCAGCAACGACGGATGCTGCCCGACCCGCACCTCATGGGGGAATACGGGATCTACTGCAACGGCGCCGATGTGTCGATTTTGACTGCCCGGTACATAGAAACGGAATGA